A stretch of the Zonotrichia albicollis isolate bZonAlb1 chromosome 31, bZonAlb1.hap1, whole genome shotgun sequence genome encodes the following:
- the LOC141725850 gene encoding LOW QUALITY PROTEIN: uncharacterized protein LOC141725850 (The sequence of the model RefSeq protein was modified relative to this genomic sequence to represent the inferred CDS: inserted 1 base in 1 codon) translates to MESREDKCPRQNLVEEAVLSSSTAQEANREEKSRRCRTRRGCKRSRRGSEGERASLGREGGRRRSQSSELVLHDQPHDGEKPHTCVECGKSFRRNSDVIVHQRVHTGEKPYECGECGRSFSQSFHLIRHQRTHTGERPYECSKCGKSFLTSSDLLQHYRIHTEERPFQCPDCGKGFRQNSHLITHRRIHTVERLYECSKCGKSFXTSSLLLQHYQSHTEEKPFQCPDCGKGFKRNSNLIRHRRIHTGERPYECDKCRKRFQNSSNLLQHYRIHTEERPFQCPNCGKGFKYNSTLVTHRRIHTGERPYECPQCGKSFSQSSHLTQHQRRHR, encoded by the exons atggagagcagggaggacaaatgcccgcggcagaacctggtggaagaggccgttttgagcagCTCCACGGCACAGGAAGCCAACAGGGAGGAAAAGTcccggagatgccgcacgaggaggggctgcaaacgcagccggcggggatctgagggggaaagagccagcctgggccgggaaggcggccggagacggagccagagctcggagctggtgctccatgatCAGCcccatgatggggagaagccccacacgtgcgtggagtgtgggaagagcttcaggcggAACTCCGACGTGATTGTTCACCAGAGGGTCCACACTGGCGagaagccctacgagtgtggggagtgtgggaggagcttcagccagagcttccacctgatcaggcaccagaggacccacactggggagaggccctatgagtgttccaagtgtgggaagagctttctgaccagctctgatctcctccagcactatcggattcacacagaggagaggcccttccaatgccctgactgtgggaagggttTCAGGCAGAACTCgcacctcatcacccaccggcgcatccacactgtgGAGAGGCTCTACGAGTGttccaagtgtgggaagagTT TGACCAgctcccttctcctccagcactatcagagtcacacagaggagaagcccttccagtgccccgactgcgggaagggattcaagcgcAACTCCaacctcatcaggcaccggcgcatccacactggggagaggccctacgagtgtgataaatgcaggaagaggtttcagaacagctccaatctcctccagcactatcggattcacacagaggagaggcccttccagtgccccaactgcgggaagggattcaagtacaactccaccctcgtcacccaccggcgcatccacacaggggagaggccctacgagtgtccccagtgtgggaagagcttctcacagagctctcacttgacccaacaccaacggaggcaccggtaa